From a single Halobacteriovorax sp. DA5 genomic region:
- a CDS encoding Fic family protein, producing MDNLKDYEFLNTPLWLKYTHERYTPLDDIRYRLDALGMTLKEWPEVKDTVQRLRRASSIPLYIKEIDKKFWFYPADCINKKLHQIESLGGTLFDLIQRHQNFKQEFLINAAVEEAITSAIYEGANSTRSKAKALISSGDKPKDKDEYMLINNYLAMKWIKDNVSKQVSKDLILKVHEIVSQNTLEGDDANFSGKFRNDKVYVGTHEGVDYTKIEDTLDEVIALTTDNPRYLHGLIKGILLHYFTAYIHPFFDGNGRTARTLFYFKAMKNNLKFVELLSISANLKQHGKRYERSFDLVKEHQLDLTYFIDFCLDSLLLSLKRVEEKVNFLITISELITRDGLSETQVSLLQKMALNKYKAISIEEYALDINKSREISRRELKDLKAKGYVSEHKQGKKFVYKVNSKYLKESISLIKS from the coding sequence ATGGATAACTTAAAAGATTATGAATTTTTAAATACACCACTTTGGCTTAAGTATACTCATGAGAGATATACGCCACTTGATGATATTAGGTATAGGCTTGATGCTTTGGGGATGACTCTTAAAGAGTGGCCAGAAGTAAAGGACACGGTACAACGTTTACGTAGAGCAAGTTCGATTCCATTATACATAAAAGAAATTGATAAAAAGTTTTGGTTTTATCCAGCTGATTGTATCAATAAAAAGTTACATCAAATTGAAAGCCTAGGTGGAACTTTATTTGATTTAATCCAACGTCATCAAAATTTTAAGCAAGAGTTTTTAATTAATGCTGCAGTTGAAGAGGCCATCACTTCTGCTATTTATGAGGGTGCAAACAGCACACGTTCAAAGGCCAAGGCACTCATTTCGTCCGGTGATAAACCAAAGGACAAGGATGAGTATATGCTCATTAATAATTACTTAGCGATGAAGTGGATTAAGGACAATGTTTCTAAGCAGGTTTCAAAAGATCTGATCTTGAAGGTTCATGAAATTGTTTCTCAAAATACCTTAGAAGGTGATGATGCTAACTTCAGCGGAAAGTTTAGAAATGACAAAGTGTATGTAGGAACACATGAAGGTGTAGACTATACAAAAATTGAGGATACTCTTGATGAAGTGATAGCACTAACGACAGATAATCCACGTTATCTTCATGGGCTCATTAAGGGAATACTTCTTCATTACTTTACCGCTTATATTCACCCGTTCTTCGATGGAAATGGGCGTACAGCAAGAACACTATTCTATTTCAAGGCCATGAAGAACAACTTAAAATTTGTTGAACTACTTTCTATTTCTGCAAATTTAAAGCAACATGGTAAGCGATATGAAAGATCATTTGATCTGGTTAAAGAACACCAATTAGATCTAACTTACTTCATTGATTTCTGCCTAGACTCACTACTATTGTCACTCAAAAGGGTCGAAGAGAAAGTGAATTTTCTAATTACAATTTCGGAACTTATCACACGAGATGGTCTTAGCGAGACTCAAGTTTCTCTCTTGCAGAAGATGGCGCTAAATAAATACAAGGCCATATCAATTGAAGAATATGCTTTGGATATAAATAAATCTCGTGAGATTTCCCGTCGAGAGCTGAAAGATCTTAAGGCCAAGGGTTATGTTTCTGAACATAAGCAGGGTAAAAAATTTGTCTATAAAGTTAATAGTAAATACTTAAAAGAGTCTATTTCGTTAATTAAGAGTTAA
- the ribE gene encoding 6,7-dimethyl-8-ribityllumazine synthase encodes MPRNLEGNLNASGKKFAVVAGRFNELITSKLLGGAIDCIKRHDGNIDEMDIAWVPGAFEIPLIAQKLAASKKYDAVITLGAVIRGSTPHFDFVSNEVAKGISKVSLETGVPVTFGVLTVDTIEQAIERAGTKAGNKGWEAAMSAIEMATLLKSID; translated from the coding sequence ATGCCTAGAAATCTAGAAGGTAACTTAAATGCATCTGGAAAGAAATTTGCTGTAGTAGCAGGACGTTTTAACGAACTAATTACAAGCAAACTATTAGGTGGTGCAATTGATTGCATTAAAAGACATGATGGAAATATTGATGAAATGGATATTGCTTGGGTACCAGGTGCCTTCGAAATTCCTTTAATTGCTCAAAAACTTGCTGCTTCGAAAAAATATGATGCTGTAATCACACTTGGTGCAGTTATTCGTGGATCAACTCCACACTTTGATTTTGTTTCTAATGAAGTTGCTAAAGGTATTTCAAAAGTATCTCTTGAAACAGGAGTTCCAGTAACATTTGGTGTTTTAACTGTTGATACAATTGAGCAAGCAATTGAAAGAGCAGGAACTAAAGCTGGAAATAAAGGTTGGGAAGCTGCAATGTCTGCAATTGAGATGGCGACACTTCTTAAATCAATCGACTAA
- a CDS encoding riboflavin synthase — MFTGLVKEIGKVVSVRSNAEGKLIEVSCKELLPEIEIDDSVAINGACQTAVKVTDSTFVVQTVHTSLEKTTLGNLRSGDEVNLELALRASDRLGGHIVQGHVNDVGQIVQIQSRGNNYLVTIKVNSKQMKYIVKEGSITIDGISLTVADVFKADSSFQLSIIPHTWQNTVLRNRSVQSLVNIEVDILGKYIENLLFNGARRSNGASTQNLESFLND; from the coding sequence GTGTTTACTGGACTAGTTAAAGAAATTGGAAAAGTTGTAAGTGTACGCTCAAATGCTGAGGGGAAACTTATAGAAGTTAGCTGTAAAGAGCTTCTTCCAGAAATTGAAATTGATGATTCAGTTGCAATTAATGGCGCCTGCCAAACTGCTGTTAAAGTTACTGATTCTACATTTGTTGTGCAAACAGTACATACTAGTTTGGAGAAAACGACACTTGGAAATTTAAGATCTGGAGATGAAGTTAATCTCGAGCTTGCGCTACGTGCAAGTGATCGACTTGGTGGACACATTGTTCAAGGTCACGTTAATGACGTTGGTCAAATTGTTCAAATTCAAAGTCGCGGTAACAACTATCTGGTGACAATTAAAGTTAACTCAAAGCAAATGAAATATATTGTGAAAGAAGGTTCAATAACAATTGATGGAATTTCACTGACTGTAGCGGATGTATTTAAGGCCGACTCGTCATTTCAACTATCAATCATTCCACATACTTGGCAGAACACAGTTCTAAGAAACCGCAGTGTTCAGAGTTTGGTGAATATTGAAGTGGATATCCTGGGAAAATATATAGAAAACTTGCTTTTTAACGGTGCTAGACGTAGTAATGGAGCAAGCACACAAAATTTGGAGTCATTTCTAAATGATTAA
- the ribD gene encoding bifunctional diaminohydroxyphosphoribosylaminopyrimidine deaminase/5-amino-6-(5-phosphoribosylamino)uracil reductase RibD yields MENQASRDIAYMQMALNLAKLGEGTTSPNPMVGAVIVKDGIVLGKGWHKKAGLPHAEPEAIADVAEEHKDELKGATIYVTLEPCCHTNKRTPPCAHELLKHGFARVVVACLDPNPQVAGNGIKILEAAGIECEVGVLEQESMELNRVFFKSMKSNLPFVHLKLAQTLDGKLSTMTGDSKWITDESARKMVHSFRKRYDGVMVGRKTLNNDDPSLNIRFGLDDSGKIPYRIVMGSISKMDPLSKVFNDQYTKKTIIVTTGADYQSAPDDVVKFFTEKQIRIVFAKCERNEIVIEDALAQLKAIGVHSILVEGGGMLASTILKKQLADKMTIFVAPKILGNGIGYYDEQLDSMADALNFKNVEVKNIGSQAMFEIDTRS; encoded by the coding sequence ATGGAAAATCAGGCTTCTAGAGATATTGCTTATATGCAAATGGCGCTTAATCTTGCGAAATTGGGTGAAGGAACAACTTCTCCAAATCCAATGGTAGGTGCTGTCATTGTTAAAGACGGAATTGTACTTGGAAAGGGTTGGCATAAAAAGGCCGGGCTTCCACATGCAGAGCCTGAAGCAATTGCTGATGTAGCCGAAGAACATAAGGACGAACTTAAGGGTGCCACAATTTATGTAACTCTTGAGCCTTGTTGCCATACAAATAAAAGAACACCTCCATGCGCACACGAACTTTTAAAGCATGGATTTGCTCGTGTTGTGGTTGCTTGTCTTGATCCAAATCCGCAAGTTGCAGGAAATGGAATCAAGATATTGGAAGCTGCGGGGATTGAATGTGAAGTAGGCGTTCTTGAACAAGAGTCGATGGAGCTTAATCGCGTTTTCTTTAAATCAATGAAAAGTAATCTTCCTTTTGTTCACCTTAAACTTGCACAAACTCTTGATGGAAAGCTTTCTACAATGACCGGGGACTCGAAATGGATTACTGATGAGTCTGCACGAAAGATGGTTCATTCTTTTAGAAAAAGATACGACGGGGTTATGGTTGGACGTAAAACTCTTAATAACGATGATCCAAGTTTAAATATTCGTTTTGGTTTAGATGATAGTGGAAAGATTCCTTATCGAATTGTGATGGGTTCAATTTCTAAAATGGATCCTCTTTCAAAAGTATTCAATGATCAATACACAAAGAAGACTATCATTGTAACAACTGGAGCAGATTACCAATCAGCACCAGATGATGTTGTTAAATTCTTTACTGAAAAACAGATTCGAATTGTTTTTGCGAAATGTGAAAGAAATGAAATTGTTATTGAAGATGCACTGGCACAACTAAAAGCAATTGGTGTTCATTCGATTCTTGTTGAAGGTGGTGGGATGCTCGCTTCGACTATTTTGAAGAAGCAACTTGCAGATAAGATGACAATTTTTGTAGCGCCTAAAATTTTAGGAAATGGCATAGGTTATTACGATGAACAACTTGATTCGATGGCCGATGCTTTAAATTTTAAAAACGTTGAAGTTAAAAATATAGGATCTCAAGCAATGTTTGAGATTGATACGAGGTCATAG
- the uvrA gene encoding excinuclease ABC subunit UvrA — translation MNNEIKVVKARVHNLKDVTINIPKNQLTVITGPSGSGKSSLAFDTIYAEGQRRYIESLSSYARQFLGQQQAPDVESITGLSPAIAIDQKTTSKNPRSTVGTITEVYDYMRVLFARVGDLYDPNNGEKVISYTPGQITRDLMELPEKTKLHITVEITDETKKALEQQMAKYLSMGFSRFIVNDEIMLLDSSEIKSLKASDEILVVIDRILVKADIEKRLTDSVELGLKLGNGIIHVMIDDEYHTYSEINMSHVTGEVFPDLEPRLFSFNSPVGACGKCNGLGESKEFVLSEIIFDDSLPVLKGAIPLLTKKNNFLHKMVECMLKEEGFDLKLPLSKMPKKIFKILTEGTDKVYTYKFKSENSVFEFSKPFPGLINWLDKKYQESTSERVRSELEKSMRVQKCSECKGRRLNTIALSTKVGEKNIIELCEVPLSETYQYFDNLKLEGIKEKIGAKLLVEITSRLKFLNDVGLDYLTLNRSAGTLSGGESQRIRLATQIGSALSGVLYVLDEPSIGLHQRDNVRLIHTLKELRDLGNTVLVVEHDEDTMKASDYIIDMGPGAGVHGGEIVAHATTKDFLKKKSLTADYLNHKVKIEVPKERRKLNEFIKLRGAEHNNLKKVDVDFPLGGLVCISGVSGSGKSTLVHEVLIPAVKSKLTRINRSIYEKANYKSITGLDKIKSVIELDQSPIGRTPHSNPATYSGLFDDVRKLFAATNESQIRGYKQGRFSFNVKGGRCEECEGNGTQKIEMHFLPDVYVTCNECNGRRYNNETLSVLYKGKSIADILEMTIEEGYEFFKNHRRLGKILKTMNDVGLGYMTLGQPATTLSGGEAQRLKLARELAKSTKGHTLYVLDEPTTGLHFEDIKVLMKAINELVESDNSVLIIEHNLDVLKVADQIIDLGPEGGHRGGTIVGTGTPEEIAKIKASHTGKFLKEILK, via the coding sequence ATGAATAATGAAATTAAAGTAGTAAAAGCACGTGTTCACAATTTGAAAGACGTCACTATCAATATTCCTAAAAATCAATTAACTGTCATTACAGGTCCTTCTGGTTCAGGAAAGAGTTCACTGGCCTTTGATACAATCTATGCTGAGGGACAAAGACGCTATATTGAATCACTCTCTTCGTATGCCAGACAATTTTTAGGTCAACAACAAGCTCCGGATGTTGAATCAATAACTGGTCTCTCACCGGCCATTGCCATTGACCAAAAGACCACAAGTAAAAACCCAAGATCAACTGTTGGAACAATTACTGAAGTTTACGATTATATGAGAGTACTCTTTGCGAGAGTTGGTGATCTTTACGATCCAAACAATGGTGAAAAAGTTATTAGCTATACTCCGGGTCAAATTACGAGAGACCTAATGGAGTTACCTGAAAAGACAAAATTACATATTACAGTTGAAATAACAGATGAAACCAAAAAAGCACTTGAGCAGCAAATGGCCAAGTATCTTTCAATGGGATTTTCACGATTTATTGTAAATGATGAAATCATGTTACTTGATAGTAGTGAAATCAAATCATTAAAAGCATCTGATGAAATTCTTGTCGTTATTGATCGAATCTTAGTTAAAGCAGATATAGAAAAACGCTTAACTGATTCAGTTGAGTTAGGACTAAAGCTAGGAAATGGAATTATTCACGTCATGATTGATGATGAATACCACACATACTCTGAAATCAATATGTCTCATGTAACCGGAGAAGTATTTCCTGATCTAGAGCCAAGGCTATTCTCTTTCAACTCACCTGTTGGAGCTTGTGGAAAATGTAATGGCCTAGGTGAATCAAAAGAATTTGTTCTAAGTGAAATTATCTTTGATGACTCACTCCCGGTTTTAAAGGGGGCGATCCCTCTTCTTACGAAGAAGAATAATTTTCTTCATAAAATGGTAGAGTGCATGCTTAAAGAAGAAGGTTTTGATTTAAAGCTTCCTCTGTCAAAAATGCCAAAGAAGATTTTTAAAATTCTTACTGAAGGTACTGATAAGGTTTATACATATAAATTTAAGTCAGAAAATTCAGTTTTTGAATTTTCCAAACCATTCCCTGGTCTTATCAACTGGCTAGATAAGAAGTATCAAGAGTCTACTTCTGAGCGAGTACGCTCAGAGCTTGAAAAAAGCATGCGTGTTCAAAAATGTTCAGAGTGTAAAGGTCGCCGCCTTAACACTATTGCTCTAAGTACTAAAGTTGGGGAAAAGAATATTATTGAATTATGTGAAGTACCTTTAAGTGAAACTTATCAATATTTCGATAATTTAAAACTAGAAGGCATTAAAGAAAAAATTGGTGCTAAGCTTCTCGTTGAAATCACATCACGCTTAAAATTTCTTAATGATGTTGGCCTGGACTATTTAACACTTAATCGCTCGGCAGGAACACTAAGTGGTGGAGAATCACAACGTATTCGCCTAGCTACTCAAATTGGTTCAGCTCTTTCTGGCGTTCTCTATGTTCTAGATGAGCCAAGTATTGGTCTTCACCAAAGAGACAACGTAAGGCTTATTCATACACTTAAAGAGCTACGTGATCTCGGTAATACTGTTCTTGTCGTAGAACATGATGAAGATACAATGAAAGCTAGTGATTATATTATTGATATGGGACCAGGTGCAGGTGTTCACGGTGGAGAAATTGTTGCACATGCAACAACTAAAGACTTCTTAAAGAAGAAATCTCTGACTGCAGACTATTTAAATCATAAAGTAAAAATTGAAGTTCCAAAAGAGCGTCGCAAACTTAACGAGTTTATCAAACTTCGCGGAGCTGAACACAATAACCTCAAAAAGGTTGATGTCGACTTCCCTCTAGGTGGACTTGTTTGTATCAGTGGAGTTTCTGGTTCAGGTAAATCAACTCTTGTGCACGAAGTTTTAATTCCAGCAGTTAAGAGTAAACTAACTCGAATCAATCGCTCAATTTATGAGAAAGCAAACTACAAATCAATTACAGGACTCGATAAAATTAAATCTGTAATTGAATTAGATCAATCACCTATTGGACGTACACCTCACTCAAATCCAGCTACATATTCAGGTCTCTTTGATGATGTAAGAAAGCTATTTGCAGCAACAAACGAGTCGCAAATCCGCGGTTATAAGCAAGGACGTTTTAGTTTTAATGTTAAAGGTGGCCGTTGTGAAGAATGTGAAGGAAATGGAACACAGAAAATTGAAATGCACTTTCTTCCTGATGTTTACGTAACTTGTAATGAGTGTAATGGACGTCGCTATAATAATGAAACTCTTTCAGTTCTTTATAAAGGTAAGTCTATCGCTGATATTCTAGAAATGACGATTGAAGAAGGGTATGAATTCTTCAAAAATCATCGTAGGCTTGGAAAAATTCTAAAGACGATGAATGATGTAGGTCTTGGTTATATGACATTAGGTCAACCAGCAACCACACTTTCAGGTGGAGAAGCACAAAGGCTTAAGTTAGCTAGAGAATTAGCAAAATCGACAAAAGGCCACACGCTTTATGTTCTTGATGAGCCTACTACTGGTCTTCACTTTGAAGATATTAAAGTATTAATGAAAGCAATCAATGAACTTGTAGAAAGTGATAATTCTGTTCTTATCATTGAACATAACTTAGATGTACTAAAAGTAGCTGATCAAATAATTGATCTAGGACCTGAAGGTGGTCATCGAGGTGGAACAATTGTTGGAACAGGAACACCAGAAGAGATTGCAAAAATTAAAGCTTCTCATACGGGTAAATTTTTAAAGGAAATTCTGAAGTGA
- a CDS encoding helix-turn-helix domain-containing protein, with the protein MDKVFLERPSVNEVLRDKIRKYKKEHSRLSSNQIARRLGLPPSTFHRLEMGDVKNPGLDICVTVLNGLCSKKETAEFVREYFPEVHDSLYSHFMTSNQLDKYESNVEEYFRDQSTFKMMIGATTCAGISENEILQEYGRSGHTTFMKLAADGILKNENGRFYHGDKTKFLDGATGAKVISLIYEEMLNEIRVHSRAQKSKYDMCYESVDASKVKAELKELADEYFYNVKKIMFNPKNRGENIVVVSNLLREM; encoded by the coding sequence ATGGACAAGGTTTTTTTAGAAAGACCTTCGGTTAACGAAGTTTTGCGGGACAAGATCAGAAAATACAAAAAAGAGCATTCCCGCTTAAGTAGCAATCAAATTGCTAGAAGGCTTGGACTTCCACCTTCAACATTTCATCGTCTAGAAATGGGTGATGTTAAAAACCCTGGTCTCGACATTTGTGTAACAGTCCTTAACGGCCTGTGCTCAAAGAAAGAGACAGCTGAGTTTGTACGTGAGTACTTCCCGGAAGTGCATGATAGCCTTTATTCACATTTCATGACTTCTAATCAATTAGATAAGTACGAGTCAAATGTGGAAGAGTATTTTAGAGATCAGTCTACATTTAAGATGATGATTGGAGCAACAACGTGTGCTGGGATAAGTGAAAATGAAATATTGCAAGAATATGGTCGATCTGGGCACACGACTTTTATGAAGTTAGCTGCAGATGGAATTTTAAAAAATGAAAATGGTAGATTTTATCATGGCGATAAGACGAAGTTTTTAGATGGTGCAACAGGTGCAAAAGTAATCTCTTTGATTTATGAAGAAATGTTGAATGAAATTAGAGTCCATTCACGTGCTCAAAAAAGTAAATATGACATGTGCTACGAGTCAGTTGATGCTAGTAAAGTAAAGGCTGAGTTGAAAGAGCTAGCTGATGAATATTTCTATAATGTGAAGAAAATAATGTTTAATCCAAAAAATAGAGGTGAAAACATTGTTGTAGTAAGTAATCTTTTAAGAGAAATGTAG
- a CDS encoding RNA methyltransferase, translating to MINGFEEFYNLKDKNLIKEDYCIAETEKVVCKALRSNHEVEKIIATQEFYDSNKELIDNNCKHVLIKDKNDLEEITGFKLHHGILAKVKTNGLKKINELGDRILIFNGVTSPENVGTMTRAAMAFGFDNIIYDAKSASPYLRRCIRVSMGNAFEANICKSLNLIDDISLLQKLGYTVCATANEEGALSITDYKYPQKVALIIGNEGNGMDREVIDACDKKLFIPITNYVAHLNAASAASIFLYHSIF from the coding sequence GTGATAAATGGTTTTGAAGAATTCTATAATTTAAAAGATAAGAATCTAATTAAAGAAGATTATTGTATCGCTGAAACAGAAAAAGTTGTGTGTAAAGCACTACGATCAAATCATGAAGTTGAAAAGATTATAGCAACTCAAGAATTTTATGATTCAAATAAAGAGTTGATTGATAACAACTGCAAGCACGTTCTAATAAAAGACAAGAATGATTTAGAGGAGATTACAGGCTTTAAACTTCATCATGGAATTCTTGCTAAAGTTAAAACAAATGGACTTAAAAAAATTAATGAGCTTGGTGATCGTATACTCATCTTTAATGGAGTAACTTCTCCAGAAAATGTAGGAACGATGACGAGGGCAGCGATGGCCTTTGGTTTTGATAACATTATCTATGATGCAAAAAGTGCATCTCCTTATCTAAGACGTTGTATCAGAGTTTCAATGGGAAATGCATTTGAAGCTAATATATGTAAGTCACTTAACTTAATTGATGACATTTCTTTACTTCAAAAACTTGGCTATACAGTTTGTGCTACGGCCAACGAAGAAGGTGCCTTATCGATTACTGACTATAAGTATCCACAAAAAGTTGCTTTAATTATTGGAAATGAGGGCAATGGTATGGATCGTGAAGTAATTGACGCTTGTGATAAGAAGCTATTTATTCCGATAACAAATTACGTTGCACACTTAAATGCAGCAAGTGCAGCTTCAATTTTTCTTTATCATTCGATCTTTTAA